From one Solanum lycopersicum chromosome 12, SLM_r2.1 genomic stretch:
- the ER49 gene encoding ethylene-responsive elongation factor EF-Ts precursor isoform X1, producing the protein MVFYRGVKRPIAIIYKSLNSSICSGHDYSTLTRYGNSIAKSGGYFHQHGNGPRSCAVSIRRYSAEISSSEQMNLIKQLRERTSAPIKEVKAALVTSNWDIEAAQKDLRKRGIVLASKKSSRTAAEGLLALAQNERKAAVIELNCETDFVARNEIFQYLALSLAKLALLLEGSQQSFAAFPIGHLEELKLNLDHPKLSGEKSVQNAITEVAAMMGENVKLRRGFAMSAPSLGVISTYLHTSPQPGVGRIAGILSLEVEDKNVSEDALQRVGSELAMHVVAAKPLFLTKEDVSSDALSNEREILKSQAESSGKPQIAVEKMVEGRLRKYFEEVVLMEQKFIVNDTMNVKTLLSNLSKDVGSPVKIGSFLRMEVGEGLQR; encoded by the exons ATGGTGTTTTATCGTGGTGTAAAACGCCCTATTGCAATCATATACAAGAGTTTAAATAGTTCTATATGTAGTGGACATGACTACTCTACTTTGACACGTTATGGAAATTCCATTGCTAAGTCTGGAGGATATTTTCACCAACATGGGAATGGACCTAGATCATGTGCAGTCTCTATTAGGAGATATTCAGCCGAGATTTCCTCTTCTGAGCAGATGAACTTAATAAAACAGCTGAGAGAAAGAACAAGTGCTCCCATAAAAGAAGTCAAAGCTGCTCTTGTCACTAGCAATTGGGATATCG AGGCTGCTCAGAAAGACCTAAGAAAAAGAGGAATAGTTCTTGCATCAAAGAAATCTTCTCGAACTGCTGCTGAAGGGTTGCTTGCCTTGGCACAGAATGAAAGGAAGGCAGCTGTGATTGAACTAAACTGTGAAACAGACTTTGTTGCAAGGAATGAAATTTTTCAATACTTG GCCTTATCATTGGCGAAATTGGCATTGCTGCTTGAGGGCTCACAACAGTCTTTTGCTGCTTTTCCTATTGGACATCTGGAG GAGTTGAAGCTGAACCTTGATCACCCTAAATTGAGTGGAGAAAAAAGTGTTCAAAATGCAATAACTGAAGTAGCTGCAATGATGGGGGAGAATGTCAAACTAAGAAGGGGATTTGCAATGTCTGCTCCATCTCTTGGTGTGATATCAACGTATCTACATACAAGCCCTCAACCAG GTGTTGGACGTATTGCCGGAATTTTATCACTTGAAGTAGAAGATAAGAATGTCTCAGAAGATGCACTTCAGCGTGTTGGATCAGAATTAGCTATGCATGTAGTTGCTGCAAAGCCATTGTTCTTAACAAAAGAAGATGTTTCCTCTGATGCGCTAAGCAATGAACGCGAGATTCTCAAATCTCAG GCAGAGAGTTCTGGGAAGCCTCAGATTGCTGTAGAAAAAATGGTTGAAGGTCGTTTGCGCAAGTATTTTGAGGAAGTGGTTTTGATGGAGCAGAAATTTATTGTGAATGACACAATGAATGTGAAG ACATTGTTAAGCAATCTGTCCAAGGATGTTGGTTCACCAGTTAAGATAGGAAGCTTTCTAAGAATGGAAGTTGGCGAAGGACTTCAGCGGTAA
- the LOC101265617 gene encoding chlorophyll a-b binding protein 8, chloroplastic-like yields the protein MATQALISSSSIASSTEAARQILGGRPFQSQIKKASFVVRATATPPVKQGANRPLWFASKQSLSYLDGSLPGDYGFDPLGLSDPEGTGGFIEPKWLAYGEVINGRFAMLGVVGAIAPEILGKAGLIPPETALPWFQTGVIPPAGTYNYWADGYTLFVLEMALMGFAEHRRFQDWAKPGSMGKQYFLGLEKGLGGSGDPAYPGGPFFNPLGFGKDEKSMKDLKLKEIKNGRLAMLGILGYFIQGLVTGVGPYQNLLDHLADPANNNVLTSLKFH from the exons ATGGCAACACAGGCATTGATCTCTTCATCATCTATTGCATCCTCAACAGAGGCTGCCAGACAAATTCTAGGAGGAAGACCTTTCCAATCTCAAATCAAGAAGGCTTCCTTTGTTGTAAGGGCTACTGCCACTCCACCTGTTAAG CAAGGAGCAAATAGGCCTCTCTGGTTTGCCTCCAAGCAGAGCCTTTCATACTTAGATGGCAG CCTTCCTGGTGATTATGGATTTGATCCCCTGGGACTGTCAGACCCTGAAGGTACTGGAGGTTTCATTGAACCAAAATGGCTAGCATATGGAGAGGTCATCAATGGAAGATTTGCTATGTTGGGAGTAGTAGGAGCCATTGCGCCCGAGATTCTTGGAAAGGCTGGTCTCATCCCACCAGAGACGGCCCTTCCATGGTTCCAAACAGGAGTGATTCCTCCAGCTGGAacatacaactattgggcaGACGGCTACACACTATTTGTACTGGAGATGGCACTCATGGGATTTGCTGAACACAGAAGATTCCAGGACTGGGCCAAGCCAGGTTCTATGGGTAAACAATACTTTTTGGGACTAGAGAAAGGCTTGGGAGGTTCTGGAGACCCAGCATACCCAGGTGGACCTTTCTTTAACCCTCTCGGGTTCGGAAAAGATGAGAAGTCTATGAAGGACTTAAAGCTAAAGGAGATTAAGAATGGAAGACTAGCTATGTTGGGTATCTTAGGTTACTTCATTCAAGGTTTGGTAACTGGAGTTGGACCTTACCAAAACCTCCTTGACCATTTGGCTGACCCTGCAAACAACAATGTCTTGACCAGCCTCAAGTTCCACTAA
- the ER49 gene encoding ethylene-responsive elongation factor EF-Ts precursor gives MVFYRGVKRPIAIIYKSLNSSICSGHDYSTLTRYGNSIAKSGGYFHQHGNGPRSCAVSIRRYSAEISSSEQMNLIKQLRERTSAPIKEVKAALVTSNWDIEAAQKDLRKRGIVLASKKSSRTAAEGLLALAQNERKAAVIELNCETDFVARNEIFQYLALSLAKLALLLEGSQQSFAAFPIGHLEELKLNLDHPKLSGEKSVQNAITEVAAMMGENVKLRRGFAMSAPSLGVISTYLHTSPQPGVGRIAGILSLEVEDKNVSEDALQRVGSELAMHVVAAKPLFLTKEDVSSDALSNEREILKSQAESSGKPQIAVEKMVEGRLRKYFEEVVLMEQKFIVNDTMNVKTLLSNLSKDVGSPVKIGSFLRMEVGEGLQRLEASNESEPLANAA, from the exons ATGGTGTTTTATCGTGGTGTAAAACGCCCTATTGCAATCATATACAAGAGTTTAAATAGTTCTATATGTAGTGGACATGACTACTCTACTTTGACACGTTATGGAAATTCCATTGCTAAGTCTGGAGGATATTTTCACCAACATGGGAATGGACCTAGATCATGTGCAGTCTCTATTAGGAGATATTCAGCCGAGATTTCCTCTTCTGAGCAGATGAACTTAATAAAACAGCTGAGAGAAAGAACAAGTGCTCCCATAAAAGAAGTCAAAGCTGCTCTTGTCACTAGCAATTGGGATATCG AGGCTGCTCAGAAAGACCTAAGAAAAAGAGGAATAGTTCTTGCATCAAAGAAATCTTCTCGAACTGCTGCTGAAGGGTTGCTTGCCTTGGCACAGAATGAAAGGAAGGCAGCTGTGATTGAACTAAACTGTGAAACAGACTTTGTTGCAAGGAATGAAATTTTTCAATACTTG GCCTTATCATTGGCGAAATTGGCATTGCTGCTTGAGGGCTCACAACAGTCTTTTGCTGCTTTTCCTATTGGACATCTGGAG GAGTTGAAGCTGAACCTTGATCACCCTAAATTGAGTGGAGAAAAAAGTGTTCAAAATGCAATAACTGAAGTAGCTGCAATGATGGGGGAGAATGTCAAACTAAGAAGGGGATTTGCAATGTCTGCTCCATCTCTTGGTGTGATATCAACGTATCTACATACAAGCCCTCAACCAG GTGTTGGACGTATTGCCGGAATTTTATCACTTGAAGTAGAAGATAAGAATGTCTCAGAAGATGCACTTCAGCGTGTTGGATCAGAATTAGCTATGCATGTAGTTGCTGCAAAGCCATTGTTCTTAACAAAAGAAGATGTTTCCTCTGATGCGCTAAGCAATGAACGCGAGATTCTCAAATCTCAG GCAGAGAGTTCTGGGAAGCCTCAGATTGCTGTAGAAAAAATGGTTGAAGGTCGTTTGCGCAAGTATTTTGAGGAAGTGGTTTTGATGGAGCAGAAATTTATTGTGAATGACACAATGAATGTGAAG ACATTGTTAAGCAATCTGTCCAAGGATGTTGGTTCACCAGTTAAGATAGGAAGCTTTCTAAGAATGGAAGTTGGCGAAGGACTTCAGCG GCTTGAAGCATCAAATGAAAGTGAACCTTTGGCTAATGCTGCTTGA